One Spea bombifrons isolate aSpeBom1 chromosome 1, aSpeBom1.2.pri, whole genome shotgun sequence DNA window includes the following coding sequences:
- the LOC128467102 gene encoding mitochondrial amidoxime-reducing component 1-like: MSSILSYVSMAMKSAVQSFPRQRLPLLCAAGVGLTAIASWMWWRRRSSEELKQVGVVSQLLIYPIKSCRPISVQDADCLDMGLSKGELKDRHWLVVTEAGNMVTGRQEPRLVLIDVSVRGESLCLKASGMEELLVPMSLPKSNKVRDCRVFGNDIQGRDCGEEVSRWLTSYFQSDQPYYLVHFEADTMRPRKCIEAKVLFREKDVIAYPDASPIMLLSETSLEDLNRRLEEPVSLMNFRPCIVVSGCEAFAEDGWDDIRVGTSRMKRTMACGRCVLTTVNPNTGVMSRKEPLDTLRTFRESDPTLSHLYKTAPLFGQYYGVEKTGTLKVGDPVYHVIKH, from the coding sequence ATGTCTTCGATTCTTTCCTACGTGTCCATGGCCATGAAATCTGCAGTGCAGTCCTTCCCACGGCAGCGCTTGCCCTTACTGTGCGCGGCGGGAGTGGGTTTAACGGCTATAGCCTCTTGGATGTGGTGGAGACGGAGGAGCAGCGAGGAGCTGAAGCAGGTGGGGGTCGTGTCCCAGCTCCtgatttaccccattaaatctTGCCGGCCAATATCCGTCCAAGATGCAGACTGCCTGGACATGGGTCTCAGCAAAGGTGAGCTGAAGGACAGGCACTGGCTGGTGGTGACAGAGGCTGGAAATATGGTGACGGGAAGACAGGAGCCTCGTTTGGTCCTCATCGATGTGAGCGTAAGAGGGGAATCTCTGTGCCTTAAAGCTTCGGGAATGGAGGAGCTTCTGGTTCCCATGTCACTCCCCAAAAGCAACAAAGTTCGTGACTGCAGGGTGTTTGGGAACGACATCCAGGGTCGAGACTGCGGAGAAGAAGTTTCCCGCTGGCTGACATCTTACTTCCAGAGCGATCAGCCGTATTACTTGGTGCATTTTGAAGCTGATACGATGCGTCCGCGTAAATGCATTGAGGCCAAGGTATTGTTCAGAGAGAAAGATGTGATCGCTTATCCAGATGCCAGTCCCATCATGCTCCTCTCTGAAACATCGCTGGAGGATCTCAACAGGCGTCTTGAAGAGCCGGTGTCCCTGATGAATTTCAGGCCTTGCATCGTGGTATCTGGCTGTGAGGCCTTTGCAGAAGATGGTTGGGATGATATCAGGGTTGGAACATCAAGGATGAAGAGGACCATGGCGTGCGGACGCTGCGTCTTAACTACAGTGAACCCGAACACCGGCGTCATGAGTCGGAAGGAACCTCTGGACACGTTAAGAACCTTCAGGGAGAGTGACCCCACCTTGAGCCATCTCTATAAAACTGCACCCCTCTTTGGGCAATACTATGGCGTGGAGAAGACCGGGacacttaaagtgggggatCCGGTTTATCATGTGatcaaacattaa
- the PIGO gene encoding GPI ethanolamine phosphate transferase 3 produces the protein MKRAPVVLFLGWLSLLFCLSIWLFTSGFLLMRIELNNQSSCSERPSSGSRQGDCWLPRKFQKAVVVIVDALKYDFAKYDPRNASPKSFQNKMAVIHQLTQSQPKHARLYPFRADPPTTTMQRIKGLTTGSLPTFVDVGSNFASYAIQEDNLIHQLVQNGRRVVFMGDDTWDGLFPKKFHKSYFFPSFNVKDLHTVDDGILRHLYPTVDGGDWDVLIAHFLGVDHCGHKHGPDHPETAKKLTQMNQMISSLIEHLDEKTLLVVAGDHGMTDTGDHGGDSEKEVTAALFLYSKAPLFDSNLETDPEPVPQVNLVPSLSLLLGVPIPYSNLGAVMEDLFSSVRAKAAAYQINAWQVDRFLHSYSLAAADLPPEKLRRLRDVFSSVTAEYDDVMSEWSQNLVTELELEGRLQKLVPRLQSYLLEARSMCMESWARFHPGHMLAGCLVLCLCCLVCYLVAETGTAFSFSYKYLLAFPVMWSLGAAALLGVCAWASVVELDPVSFCGLVSFASQLSFFYYFRKQRFAKAKPRSPAAFPLLSVTCVILFFRCCSLFSDSFVVAEGHVAPFLLTSLLTVTVVTVHWDGRLTLPTFTPFGSESLKPSLSPNYKKDGPRLLGLLAALTFCVRLSAIFHNCREETPDCQPSPFLSPLSSVQDPQTKNLSYLVCVLCLGAIVYLVRKWMQHYGNLNSPSPLVLYVRWGLPLVALAISCYWALGSGAEDSFARLRELTQLALVAFPRAIYCLAGLGLLLVLCSPVMVFMKRSRDYEADNTVTTYRGAPASQAELLHVIPQIYRKMQRTLKSRLQREPEEEGKKPAAVEAYGLGSVYSAAMLVTLTLLSLVLLLLHSERLAPSFLLLLVEAGIILHIHGHVCNLRSAPNMDDLFSVPWYAVTAWGLAATHGFYATGHQPVFPAIHWNAAFVGFQEGHGNNIIPAIFVAANTFSAQILFSVGSSLLLLWPFLCEASTSRRKKAKTEPREGKAEEDEAPMMEMRLRENPDRFSAALLQLGAKCLFVHGVQLLSCVCAAMILRRHLMVWKVFAPKFLFEALGFMVSSVFLLLGIALILRIDCAVSSWFKTLILHHPR, from the exons ATGAAGAGAGCTCCGGTGGTCCTCTTTTTAGGCTGGCTCTCGctccttttctgtttaagcatcTGGCTTTTCACGAGTGGATTCCTTCTTATGAGAATTGAGCTCAACAACCAGAGCTCGTGCTCCGAACGCCCTTCTTCAGGGTCCCGGCAAGGCGACTGCTGGCTCCCACGCAAGTTCCAGAAGGCAGTGGTTGTCATCGTAGACGCTTTGAAGTACGACTTTGCCAAATATGACCCAAGAAACGCCAGCCCCAAGTCGTTTCAAAACAAGATGGCGGTTATACATCAGCTCACTCAATCCCAGCCTAAACATGCCAGATTATACCCTTTCCGGGCCGACCCTCCCACCACAACCATGCAGAGGATTAAGGGTCTGACCACTGGGTCTCTGCCAACGTTTGTTGATGTGGGCAGCAACTTTGCCAGTTATGCCATTCAGGAGGACAACCTGATCCATCAACTGGTGCAGAATG GAAGGAGAGTTGTCTTTATGGGGGATGACACGTGGGATGGCTTATTTCCCAAAAAATTCCACAAATCCTATTTTTTCCCTTCCTTCAACGTCAAGGACCTCCATACAGTGGATGATGGGATCCTGAGGCACCTCTACCCAACTG TGGATGGAGGAGACTGGGATGTCCTGATAGCCCATTTCCTCGGCGTCGATCACTGTGGTCATAAGCATGGACCGGACCACCCAGAGACCGCTAAAAAACTAACACAGATGAACCAGATGATAAG CTCTCTGATAGAGCACCTGGATGAGAAGACACTGCTGGTGGTGGCTGGAGATCACGGGATGACCGACACTGGAGACCACGGAGGAGACAGCGAAAAGGAGGTCACGGCCGCTCTGTTCCTGTACAGCAAAGCACCGCTGTTTGACAGCAACCTGGAAACG GACCCGGAACCCGTCCCTCAGGTGAACCTGGTTCCAAGTCTGTCTCTCCTGCTGGGAGTTCCCATCCCGTACAGTAACCTGGGAGCCGTCATGGAAGATCTGTTCTCCTCGGTCCGCGCCAAGGCAGCCGCGTATCAGATCAATGCATGGCAG GTTGACCGCTTCTTGCATTCGTACTCTTTGGCTGCCGCGGATCTGCCCCCCGAGAAGCTGAGACGTTTGAGGGACGTATTCTCCTCGGTCACAGCGGAGTACGACGACGTGATGTCCGAGTGGAGCCAGAACTTGGTCACCGAGTTAGAGCTTGAAGGCCGTCTCCAGAAGCTGGTTCCCAGACTGCAGTCCTACCTCCTGGAGGCCAGATCCATGTGCATGGAGTCCTGGGCCCGCTTCCACCCTGGGCATATGCTGGCCGGCTGCCTCGTTCTCTGCCTGTGCTGCCTCGTATGTTACCTGGTGGCAGAGACCGGCACGGCCTTCAGTTTCTCATACAAGTATCTGCTGGCTTTCCCTGTAATGTGGTCTCTGGGTGCAGCCGCTTTGCTCGGGGTATGCGCATGGGCCTCGGTGGTTGAATTGGATCCTGTCTCCTTCTGCGGTTTGGTCTCGTTTGCCTCTCAGCTGAGCTTCTTCTACTATTTCAGGAAGCAGAGATTCGCGAAAGCCAAGCCACGTTCACCGGCCGCTTTTCCTCTGCTTTCCGTCACTTGCGTAATTCTTTTCTTTCGATGTTGCTCTCTGTTTTCGGACAGCTTTGTAGTGGCCGAGGGGCACGTGGCTCCCTTCCTTTTGACTTCGTTACTAACGGTGACAGTAGTCACGGTTCACTGGGATGGCAGATTAACTCTACCCACCTTCACCCCGTTTGGGAGCGAGTCTCTGAAACCTTCCCTCAGTCCGAACTACAAGAAGGACGGTCCGCGTCTCTTGGGGCTGCTGGCGGCCTTGACGTTCTGCGTCCGCCTCTCGGCGATCTTTCATAACTGCCGCGAGGAAACCCCGGACTGCCAGCCCTCCCCGTTTTTGTCACCGCTATCCAGCGTGCAGGACCCCCAGACGAAGAATCTCTCCTACCTGGTGTGTGTGCTGTGCCTGGGCGCTATCGTCTATCTGGTTAGAAAGTGGATGCAGCATTATGGAAACCTCAACAGCCCCTCGCCGCTCGTGCTGTATGTACGTTGGGGGCTTCCTTTGGTGGCTTTGGCCATCTCTTGCTATTGGGCTCTGGGCTCGGGGGCCGAGGATAGTTTTGCCAGGCTGCGTGAGCTCACCCAGCTGGCCCTCGTGGCCTTTCCTAGAGCCATATACTGCTTGGCAGGGCTGGGTCTCCTGCTCGTATTATGCAGCCCCGTGATGGTGTTCATGAAGAGGAGCCGGGACTATGAGGCCGATAACACGGTAACTACCTACCGAGGGGCACCGGCCTCGCAGGCCGAGTTACTCCACGTTATCCCTCAGATTTACAGGAAGATGCAGCGGACGCTGAAGAGCCGCTTACAGCGGGAGCCAGAAGAGGAAGGGAAGAAGCCGGCCGCCGTGGAGGCCTACGGTCTGGGCAGTGTGTATTCGGCCGCCATGCTGGTCACGCTCACTTTGCTCTCTCTCGTCCTTCTCTTGCTTCACAGTGAGAGACTCGCTCCCtcctttcttcttctgcttGTCGAAGCCGGAATTATTCTGCATATACACGGCCACGTCTGCAACCTCCGCTCTGCACCCAACATGGACG ACCTGTTCTCAGTGCCGTGGTACGCAGTCACGGCCTGGGGGCTCGCAGCCACTCATGGCTTCTACGCCACGGGGCACCAGCCGGTCTTCCCAGCCATTCACTGGAACGCGGCGTTCGTCGGCTTCCAGGAAGGACACGGCAACAATATAATCCCCGCCATCTTCGTGGCCGCCAACACCTTCTCAGCACAGATTCTGTTCTCAG TTGGGTCCTCTCTGCTGCTCCTCTGGCCGTTCCTGTGCGAGGCGTCCaccagcaggagaaagaaggcaAAGACCGAGCCGCGGGAAGGCAAGGCGGAGGAGGATGAGGCGCCCATGATGGAGATGAGGCTACGAGAAAATCCAGACCGGTTCTCCGCAGCTCTGCTCCAGCTGGGGGCCAAGTGCCTCTTCGTCCACGGCGTGCAG CTGCTGTCATGCGTCTGCGCAGCCATGATTCTCCGGCGCCACCTCATGGTCTGGAAAGTGTTTGCACCAAA gTTCCTTTTTGAGGCTTTGGGGTTCATGGTCAGCAGCGTGTTTCTTCTCCTGGGCATTGCACTGATTTTGAGGATAGACTGTGCCGTCAGCAGCTGGTTCAAGACACTGATCCTTCACCATCCCAGGTAG
- the ATOSB gene encoding atos homolog protein B: protein MRHIQMETASTEEAGADGCLPADIASAAPGQPGLVGGGPDRKVHYPENELKLHKVYHVSITSPPSSPSQAGLKTCHRQALKRSPPHQLPPEPARSPKRALWGQSRNDGPYGQCHLDGDRPSCSSFGEEEEDQDTFEDGLLSDEMPLCGSAQHFSHSGLHVIEHRVEGFPPRDPLRKRLLVHAHPNLGCRRTDALSPPPYTSLHNSPPRDKLLVSPKGLSAPCEDNGANHQAEGATASRRHIIDNVLHKIAHSEAFLEKGVHDLQDGGYSNGGGMEAGTAVDEIVKEPVTPRVSAQKLPDGEDLGCSDKTPPGLGRLCPPGCSNTGVKRKLLPSGEAADSCSEEEGQSKRWRPGQSCQALHGACRSTDSKAAPFWNHLLPAARNPQKSPSDCAPRRLKRGLRLKTRSLRSPRKGPSGRSCAGNWTSSCISRSLLGNFEESVLRGRFPPSGQIEGFTAEIGASGSYCPQHVTLPVEVTYFHISEHSMPSPFLGVVDLEAVGKKGYSVPSTGTIQVTLFNPNKTVVKMFLVTYDFKDMPPNHVTFLRHRIFLVPVHECGEGAAQESPESGAAKDRAKKILCYLMHLRFHRSKSGKIYLHDDIRLLFSRKSIEVDTGIPYELKSFTESPKNPKYSPRL from the exons ATGAGGCACATCCAGATGGAGACCGCGTCCACGGAGGAGGCAGGAGCGGACGGCTGCCTCCCGGCAGATATCGCTTCAGCCGCCCCGGGCCAGCCTGGCTTGGTGGGCGGTGGGCCGGACCGCAAGGTACACTATCCTGAGAACGAGTTGAAGCTCCATAAAGTCTATCACGTCTCCATCACGTCTCCGCCGTCATCTCCATCGCAGGCTGGGCTGAAAACCTGCCACCGCCAAGCCTTGAAGAGAAGTCCGCCGCACCAGCTTCCCCCGGAACCCGCCAGGAGCCCAAAGAGAGCTCTCTGGGGACAGTCCCGTAATGACGGCCCGTATGGACAGTGTCATTTGGATGGAGACCGTCCAAGCTGCTCGAGTTttggagaggaagaggaggaccAGGATACCTTCGAGGACGGGCTGCTTTCTGACGAGATGCCTTTGTGCGGCTCGGCTCAGCATTTCTCCCACAGCGGGCTGCATGTTATTGAGCACAGAGTGGAGGGCTTCCCACCCCGGGACCCTCTGCGCAAGCGCCTATTAGTCCATGCGCACCCAAACCTTGGCTGCAGAAGGACGGACGCCCTCTCGCCTCCTCCGTACACGTCTTTGCACAATAGCCCCCCAAGAGATAAACTGCTGGTTTCCCCCAAAGGATTGTCCGCACCCTGTGAAGACAATGGGGCAAATCACCAGGCTGAGGGGGCAACTGCCAGCCGCCGGCACATAATTGATAACGTCTTGCACAAAATTGCACATTCAGAGGCTTTCTTGGAAAAGGGCGTCCATGACCTGCAAGATGGTGGCTATTCTAATGGCGGTGGCATGGAGGCCGGGACTGCTGTAGATGAGATCGTGAAAGAACCGGTTACCCCGCGTGTGTCGGCTCAGAAGCTGCCAGATGGGGAGGACTTGGGCTGTTCGGATAAAACCCCTCCTGGGCTCGGCCGGCTTTGCCCCCCAGGGTGCAGCAACACGGGGGTGAAGCGGAAGCTGCTGCCGTCCGGCGAGGCAGCCGACTCCTGCTCCGAAGAGGAGGGTCAGAGCAAACGCTGGAGGCCGGGGCAGAGCTGCCAAGCCCTACACGGAGCCTGCAGGAGCACCGACTCCAAGGCTGCCCCCTTCTGGAACCATCTGTTACCAGCCGCCAGGAACCCCCAGAAG AGCCCATCAGACTGCGCCCCCCGGAGGCTGAAGAGAGGACTGCGGTTAAAGAC GAGATCTCTCCGCAGCCCCAGGAAAGGACCTTCGGGCAGAAGCTGCGCCGGGAACTGGACGTCTTCTTGTATCAGCCGCTCCCTGCTGGGCAACTTCGAG GAGTCCGTGCTGAGGGGCCGATTTCCTCCGTCCGGTCAGATCGAAGGATTCACGGCAGAGATCGGCGCCAGCGGCTCCTACTGCCCCCAGCATGTCACCCTCCCCGTCGAGGTCACCTACTTCCATATCTCCGAGCACAGCATGCCCTCGCCTTTCCTG GGAGTCGTTGATCTGGAAGCCGTGGGCAAGAAGGGTTACAGCGTCCCCAGTACTGGAACCATTCAAGTG ACCTTATTTAACCCCAACAAGACCGTGGTGAAGATGTTTCTTGTCACGTACGACTTCAAAGACATGCCACCCAACCACGTCACCTTCCTGCGCCATCGCATCTTCCTGGTGCCCGTGCACGAGTGCGGAGAGGGGGCTGCGCAGGAGTCTCCGGAGAGCGGGGCCGCCAAGGACCGAGCCAAAAAGATTCTGTGCTACCTCATGCACCTGAG GTTTCACCGGTCCAAGTCCGGGAAGATTTACCTCCACGATGACATCCGCCTGCTTTTCTCTCGTAAATCCATCGAGGTGGATACCGGGATTCCTTACGAGCTGAAATCCTTCACCGAGTCCCCCAAGAACCCCAAATACTCCCCACGGCTTTGA
- the STOML2 gene encoding stomatin-like protein 2, mitochondrial — protein sequence MLRIVRRAGSALLRGSSIHGPRPWNSDVQRCLASGLPMNTVVLFVPQQEAWVVERMGRFHRILEPGLNLLVPVLDRIRYVQSLKEIVINVPEQSAVSLDNVSLQIDGVLYLRIMDPYKASYGVEDPEYAVTQLAQTTMRSELGKLSLDKVFRERESLNSNIVEAINQAADDWGIRCLRYEIKDIHVPSKVRDAMQMQVEAERRKRAMVLESEGTRESAINVAEGQKQAQILASEAEKAEQINRAAGEANAILARAKARGEAIHILAEALMQQSGNAAASLTIAEQYVSAFSKLAQESNTILLPANAGDITGMVTQAMGIYGTLTKNMPQKSKAVQLEEGDESAGAEPETDGVRRR from the exons ATGCTGCGGATCGTGAGGCGAGCGGGGAGTGCGCTGCTGCGG GGCTCCAGCATACATGGCCCCAGACCCTGGAATAGTGACGTCCAGCGCTGCCTCGCCTCCGGCCTCCCCATGAACACCGTGGTGCTGTTTGTACCCCAGCAGGAGGCCTGGGTGGTAGAGAGAATGGGCCGATTTCACCGGATCCTGGAGCCG GGCCTGAACCTCCTCGTTCCCGTCCTCGATCGCATTCGCTACGTGCAGAGCCTGAAGGAGATCGTCATCAACGTTCCGGAGCAGTCCGCGGTGTCGCTGG ACAACGTCAGCTTACAGATAGATGGAGTTCTCTACCTCCGGATCATGGACCCCTACAAG GCCAGCTACGGGGTGGAGGACCCGGAGTACGCGGTGACGCAGCTCGCGCAGACCACCATGCGCTCCGAGCTGGGCAAACTCTCGCTAGACAAAGTCTTCAGG GAAAGAGAGTCTCTGAATTCCAACATTGTTGAAGCGATTAATCAGGCCGCCGACGACTGGGGTATCCGGTGTCTGCGTTACGAGATTAAAGACATTCACGTGCCTTCCAAGGTCAGAGACGCCATGCAGATGCAG GTGGAGGCTGAGAGACGGAAGCGAGCGATGGTGCTGGAGTCCGAAGGGACCAGGGAATCGGCCATCAACGTGGCGGAGGGGCAGAAACAAGCCCAGATCCTGGCCTCTGAGGCTGAGAAAGCAGAGCAGATCAACAGGGCGGCCG GTGAAGCCAACGCTATCCTTGCACGAGCCAAGGCCAGGGGAGAGGCGATCCACATTCTGGCAGAGGCTCTAATGCAGCAG AGTGGGAACGCCGCAGCGTCGCTGACCATCGCCGAGCAGTACGTGTCTGCCTTCTCCAAGCTGGCTCAGGAGTCCAACACCATTCTGCTGCCGGCCAACGCGGGAGACATCACCGGGATGGTAACGCAG gCGATGGGCATTTATGGGACGCTGACCAAAAACATGCCACAAAAAAGCAAAGCTGTCCAACTGGAAGAGGGCGACGAGTCAGCTGGTGCTGAGCCCGAAACAGACGGAGTGCGTCGGAGATAG